GACTCAATGACTTGAATACTGCCACCAATAGTATTAGTCCCCGCTGATACTGGCGCGATACCGCGTACCATTTCTAGGCGTTCAGTGAGTACCAAACTGGCATAGCTTAACGGCGTATCCATAGCGTTAGGACCCGCACTCGACAGCGTCATGCCGTTGACTTGGGTGTTAACCCTGTCACCGTATAAACCTCGATACTGCGCAATACCGGTTAATGGACCATTACCATTAACGGAGGCGCCCGGCAGGTTGCTAAGTAGGCCACTAATGTCCGTTTGAGGTGTGGCAGATTCAGGTACTACAGCACTATAACTGCCTTGATGATGGCCAGTGACTTCGATAATTTCAAAGCCAGAATCATCGGCAAAGGTCGTTAATGGGAATAAAGCGGAAATAACAGATAAAGAGACTAAAGATAGGGGCAACTTCATAATAATATTGTGTTTTTATTTTGTGTGCTGCGAATAGTGTCAGTGTGTATTTAAATTAGCAAAGCAAAATCGAGCAACTGCGACAGCATGTCGCAGGTGAATTCACTTCAGGTGAGCTACGCGCATGAATATGCTGGTTTAGTCATCCTATAATTTATTCAAGCAAGGTTGCGGAAAATGATTATGAAGGAGAGTTAATTTGTGACCTCGCCAAAGTGCCGTCATAATCAGTGTTAATTTGAAAACCTAAGATTGGAAATGACAGTGTTACATTTACGTTTATTTAGTCTAACGCTTATATTCTCATTATTAAGCCTAGCTTCAGTCGTTGCTTATCACTACATAGGCGTTTATGTCGATAAGGAGGGTATGCTCGTTGAGACATTTTGGCTTATTCCTAGCGCTTGGTTTTGTTTGGCTATTGCACTTGGTTCTGGCGTTTCCTTATTCATTAAAAAAGTTAATGCAACGACTAAAGCATGAGCGATAGGTATTTTTATTTAAGTCGGCAAGGGATATTGCAGTGTAAATTGTTGTGATTTTTGTTTTAAAAAGTCGATAACCGTTCTCACTTTGTGGCTGGGGTAATCGGTTTGTAGGTAAACCAACTGCAATGGAATACGTTCTGCTATTTGATCGGCAAACAGTAATACCAACTTTCCCTGGTGAACCTCTTTGGCGACATCAAACCAACTCTTATAAGCAATGCCTTCTCCGGCGAGTGCCCAGTCCTTTATCACCGCGCCATCATTACAAATCTTACTGCCAGTGACATCAACCTCATACTGTTTTTCTTTGTGGCTAAAACGCCATTTATGCCAAGGTTCTCCACCTCTATTGAGCAGGAGTATTTGGTGATGGCCAAGATCTTTTGGATGAGTAGGGCTGCCATGACGCTGGATATAGGCTGGAGATGCCACTGCCACTCTCGGCATCATCGCCAGCTGTCGGCGCATTAGATTTGAATCTTCTAGCTGACCGTAGCGTAGGGCTAGCTGCACATTATTGGCGATAATATCTGTCATCTGATCGCCAAAAAATAGTGTCAATTTCAATTCAGGCGCTGTTTGCGCAAATTCATCTAGCCATGCTCGAACAATATTACGGCCAAGATCAGACGGCAAAGCGATACGAAGTTCACCTTTAAGCTCACCGCGATTATCGGCGAGTGCATTGCTAGCATTATCTAAAATGGCCAGCGCTTGACGACCGGACTCAATAAAAAGATGACCCTCTTCAGTGAGTGTCATCTGCCGAGTTGAGCGGGCAAATAACAAGCAATCGAGTTTTTTCTCCAGTCGTTGTAGGGCTGCACTGGCTGCAGCCGGGGTCATGCCTAGTTCGCGTCCAGCAGCTGAAACACTCTGTAAGTCGGCAATACGGATAGCGAGTTGAAGATCATTGAGATGATACATATCAAATATTTTTTGAAAATGATTCTAATAATAGCCTAATTATCAAAATAAGTTAATGGGTATAGAGTGCTTAATATCATTTGAACAGTGAGATAACTAATAATGGCAATCACATTTAACCATCTCAACTTACTTGCCTCAGCAGGAAATGAAGCGACCTATTTATTGACTGATGTTTTGGGATTAAAGAATGGTAATCGGCCTAATTTTCCTTTTAAGGGATCATGGTTATATCAAGGTGACCAGGCATTAATCCATATTATTGAGTCAGATACGCAACAGTGCGGTATCGGCCATATCGCTTTTGATACCGATATGAGCTTAGAGACCTTAACTCAAAAGTTGCAGCAAAATGCCACCAGATACAATGTTCGGCAGGTACCCGATAGCAATGTAATACAAGTTTTTGTCCGTGCCGGAGAGGTGATATTTGAATTGATCACCTTAGATACATCAAGTCAGCAGAATTTCGACGTTTTTAACCAACACCAGGAGCTATTATGAGCCTTTTTACCCCGTACCATAAATCGCATTTATCGTTAAGTAATCGTATGGTGATGGCGCCTATGACTCGTTCTAGAACCACTCAGCCAGGTAATATACCCAACGAGATGATGGCCACTTACTATGGGCAGCGTGCATTAACAGGTTTGATTATTAGTGAAGCCACTCAGATCTCAGATGATAGTCAAGGTTACTCGTTCACCCCAGGTGTTTACACTGATGAGCAAGTCGCTGGCTGGCAAAAAGTAACGGCTGCAGTACATCAAGTGGGAGGCCATATATTTAATCAACTTTGGCATGTTGGCCGAGTCTCTCATCCGGTTTTTCAACGAGGTGAAGCGCCAATAGCACCTTCAGCAATCAAACCAACAGATACGCAAGTTTGGATTGTAGATGAAGCTCACCCCGACGGGCAGATGGTCGATTGTCCAACCCCTAGAGAGATGGACCAAGCGGATATTGATCGGGTGGTGGCTGATTTTGCTCAAGCAGCTAAAAATTCGATTGATGCCGGTTTTGATGGCGTTGAGATCCACGGTGGCAATGGTTATCTGATAGACCAGTTCTTACGGACCAATTCCAACCATAGAACCGATGCGTATGGCGGCTCACCCTTAAAGCGTATTCAGTTTCTATTGGATATCATTAGCGCGGTCAGTGCAAAAATAGGTGCTGATAAAGTGGGGGTTAGATTGGCACCGTTTGTCACCTTTAAAGATATGGCTTGTCCCGAAATTGTAGAGACAATTTTATTGGCAGCAGAGTATTTAGGCCAGCAGGGGATTGCTTATGTACATCTTTCTGAAGCTGATTGGGACGATGCGCCGCAGATCCCTGAGAGTTTTCGTATCAAGCTAAGACAAGTGTTCAATGGCACCATTATTGTGGCGGGTCGCTATGATGTTGAACGTGCCAGCGCAGTGATTGAAAAAGGTTACGCTGACCTTGTCGCTTTTGGGCGTTCGTTTATTGCCAATCCAGATCTGCCTTATCGTTTACAACATCAACTGCCTTTGGCTGACTTTGATAAAGGGCCTTTATTCGGCGGCGGAGCGGCGGGTTATATTGATTATCCTGTGTATGCTGATTTTGAAAGGATATAAATTATGGTTTTGGCTAAGTGGATTATGGCTAAAGCCATACAACATAAAATAGCTGGGCTATGGGGGCTATTTGCCTTACTACTCTATGTCCCTGTTGCTGTGAGCGCGGCAACGGTTATTCAAGATGAGAGTGAAAATGCACCCGCAGTTGAAGCTGCCGCTAAAGCCTATGCGCAATTTTGGAATACGGGTGATGAGAAGTTCGCCAGCATTGCACTCTCACCTCATTTTATTGATCGCACCTTACCCGAAGGTCGGCAGCAAGGGATTGCTGGGGTATTGGAAGCATCAAAAAGCTTTCGACAAGCAGTCCCCGATTTAACCGCGGAGGTTGAGCAGCTATTAATCGTAAAAGATCGTGCAGTGGTTCGCTTGAGATTTAAAGGACATTTCAGTGGTCAGTTTGGTCAACATCAAGGTAAAGGTCAGCCAATTAATTTTGCCGCTGTGGATATATACCGAGTGCAAGATGGTTTGATTACGGACAATTGGCATTTAGAAGACTACAACAGTCTGTTTACTCAAATGGAGTTTTAAGGGGCGCAAGATGAATGAACGTAGACGTTTTTTAGTTGCAGGTAGCGCCATAGCTGTGGGGTTATCTGTTAGCGGAGCAAGCAAAGCAGTCATTCCTAGTTTAGCTTTTTCTGATGCAAAAGATAGTGGCGGTTCTGCAAATCAATATTGGCCTAAAGGCGAGCGTTTGGTCATCTCTATTTCAATGCAATTTGAGGCGGGGGC
This window of the Shewanella sp. Choline-02u-19 genome carries:
- a CDS encoding DUF3955 domain-containing protein codes for the protein MTVLHLRLFSLTLIFSLLSLASVVAYHYIGVYVDKEGMLVETFWLIPSAWFCLAIALGSGVSLFIKKVNATTKA
- a CDS encoding LysR family transcriptional regulator — protein: MYHLNDLQLAIRIADLQSVSAAGRELGMTPAAASAALQRLEKKLDCLLFARSTRQMTLTEEGHLFIESGRQALAILDNASNALADNRGELKGELRIALPSDLGRNIVRAWLDEFAQTAPELKLTLFFGDQMTDIIANNVQLALRYGQLEDSNLMRRQLAMMPRVAVASPAYIQRHGSPTHPKDLGHHQILLLNRGGEPWHKWRFSHKEKQYEVDVTGSKICNDGAVIKDWALAGEGIAYKSWFDVAKEVHQGKLVLLFADQIAERIPLQLVYLQTDYPSHKVRTVIDFLKQKSQQFTLQYPLPT
- a CDS encoding alkene reductase, which produces MSLFTPYHKSHLSLSNRMVMAPMTRSRTTQPGNIPNEMMATYYGQRALTGLIISEATQISDDSQGYSFTPGVYTDEQVAGWQKVTAAVHQVGGHIFNQLWHVGRVSHPVFQRGEAPIAPSAIKPTDTQVWIVDEAHPDGQMVDCPTPREMDQADIDRVVADFAQAAKNSIDAGFDGVEIHGGNGYLIDQFLRTNSNHRTDAYGGSPLKRIQFLLDIISAVSAKIGADKVGVRLAPFVTFKDMACPEIVETILLAAEYLGQQGIAYVHLSEADWDDAPQIPESFRIKLRQVFNGTIIVAGRYDVERASAVIEKGYADLVAFGRSFIANPDLPYRLQHQLPLADFDKGPLFGGGAAGYIDYPVYADFERI
- a CDS encoding ester cyclase, producing MVLAKWIMAKAIQHKIAGLWGLFALLLYVPVAVSAATVIQDESENAPAVEAAAKAYAQFWNTGDEKFASIALSPHFIDRTLPEGRQQGIAGVLEASKSFRQAVPDLTAEVEQLLIVKDRAVVRLRFKGHFSGQFGQHQGKGQPINFAAVDIYRVQDGLITDNWHLEDYNSLFTQMEF